The DNA window ATGTGTTTTCTATAATAGCCTGGCTAGGGTCCTCTAGAACATGGAGATCTGTTGAAACTAATTTGGTTAGGGTGCTATTGGTAGAAGAAATGATTCTTTTACATCGTAAGGGTCTAAAACTTAAAAGTGAAGCTACAAAATGTTTACCACAAGAAGCCAGGCTGCTTCTGCAGTGCTTGCCCACTTTTATTTATGTGCTAGCAATTATAATTTGAACACTGTCCTTAAGATGATCAAATGATATTTGCGTGATTAAGAAAGGAACAACAATGGCTTCCAGGGTTGTGCATTCGGTTTAAActgaatcaaaccaaaattttgaattgttttcctAATCAAAGtaaaacgaatttacaagaatTTAAATATCTCAAATTGAAATTgttggtttggttcgattttctGGTTTAATCTGTAccaaaattgaaccaaaatatttttacttgcaaaactgaaccaaaccaaaaaaacctGACTTTTTTTATAACCTTAGACCAAGCCGAACCAAATTTAGCCTTGCAATTAGAGAAGCAAGAGATGTTTTCTTATTTCGATGCTACATTGTTTCCAATAGCAGTAACAAAGTTCTATTAAAAACGGTGTGTATATGATATATATGTACACAGTACACAGACACATATTAGTATAGGTTCTTATTGTTATTAATGAATTTTGGCGCTAGAGCGGAGACAAATTTGTTGTGAAGGTGAGGATCTCTGGCTCCTCTGCTGCCCGGTTATACTTTGATCACTTTATCTTCAAGCTGCCAAATGAAGAGGTTAGTTATTGTCATACTATCATTTATATGCTCATGTTTGAGGTTGCTCCTATGCTCAGTCAGCTATGATTACAATATTTGCAGCCTGTCTTGGAAGCAAAAGCAACAGCAGTTTGGCTAAACAAGAACTATCATCCTGTTCGTATTCCATCTGATATCAGATCTAGATTGGTCCAATTTCTCAGACATGAATCTAATTAGCTTTGCCGTGAATATCAGAAAATTTTGTGGCTTAACCATGGTCATctcttatttgcaaaaaaagaggttaaatgttaaaaaagatTTACTTTACCTTTGCAATTAGGAAATTTCCAATTGAAAATTGAATTgtaaaaaatatagaattatcATGTGAAGCATAATGCTAATATGCTGGCTGGTTCTGATGAGGAGGCCACTGAGTAATATTTACCACAAGGAAACTTAGAGTcttttacatatattttaaaactctaaaacattatatttgTCACAAACAACATACATACTTGTAACAATATATTCTTGACATTTTCTATTTGATCGTTTCGGTTTATATACAACATATATACTTCTAACAGTAGAATATCCAACATTTACATTAAGATTTCATCTCCTTTTTCATATTACATCATCAACAAGATACCAACACAACTACTATACTACCAGACATCTGACACGACACTAAGAAATTCTCATCATCAATAGGATACACTTCCAAGTAGTACACGTTCAAACATCGATACACCAACATACCCTCAGGCGTGAAACTCGAACTCCAACAGTTTTCAGAGCATCCATACATTCGGATACTGCATCTATTACAGCCCAAGCAACTGGTCTTTAGACTCTCACGTTTTCAGAATGTGTAATAAAGCAAACTTGAACACTgatctaataaatatataacataatttACCTCCACTTAGGATATAGATTTTGCTTACTTTTTGGTCTTGaccttattaaatattatgataaaattctGAATGCTCCCATGCAGCTGGAATCGGTCCGCTGGAAGATTCTGCTTGCTGTATGCTATAAGTTGAAAAGACAACTGGAGTTGTCTGAAATGCAAATCAAGGATAACAAAAGTGAAATGTAAattagtttaagaaaaacatcttggatttataaacaatttcaattttctAATGAATATTAAACAGGCTGCTAAAGAAAGAGTTTCTCATGTTAGGATACCTGCTTGGTAACATAATTGAAACTCAATGGCATATATGCTGAGCTGGTTTGAAATCTCCGACATGAATTCACACAGAGATCTTGTAAACATGGCAGAACAAGTTAAATTGAGGGATCGCAATAACTCAAAATTCTCGGCAAATTTGACAGCTTGATGAAGCGTAAATTCGGAAAGCTAATCTTCTTTGCAGGAGCTAGTTTATATTTATCGTCACTGTATGAGATTATTCTTTCAATTCTCATGCAGTCTGAGATTTCTAGATAGACTAAGTGCTCAAGATTCTCAGCAAGGTCAAGCAGGAAGAGAAATTTCAAACCTGGACATCCTTGCACCGTTAGAGAATGCAGGCTGTGGAAACATTTCGAGGCAACATGCCGCTTAAATATGCTTTTCATAGTAGGCAAATCTCTCAGAACCAAGTTGCGGAGTCGAGGGAGAACAATACTTTTAAAATCTGAGTCTAGAGAGACAATGACTTGTTTTAAGTAGTGACACGAACTAACGTAGAGGAGTTCCAGATTGTCAAGACCTTCTAAGTATCTATAAGAGCAGATGTTTTCCATGTTACAACTTTTGATGTGAAGAGATTTCAAGCATCTGGTTAACCCATCTAAAACCAACTGGCTAATACTTTCAAGAAAGTACCAGTGTATCAACGATAATTCCTCTGTTCTTCTCAGTAATTCCTTCACCCACTGTGCTGTGTGTTTTAGGTCTTGAATTTGGTCTTTTCCGCTCAATCGCATTGTTGTTCTTGCTGTAGTTTCAAAGTAGTAAGCATCTTCCCCCACTTGTATGTAAAAGTTTTGCACGTTTTGGCAGCAATTGGCGATTTCTTTAACCAAGCATCTGCCGTTATCTACGTTCATATACAGGCTTCTCAAGTTGTCAAGAGATGCCAACTCGGCCACATTAGCTGCCTGATTTCCAGTTTCCAACTCTCCAGCCTCCCACTTACTGAAGCTTCCTATCATGCGCAGCTCTTCCAATTGAGTCAGTCTTGAAATAACGTTTACAGAAATCTTTTTCACTCTGGCATTTGTCAGATCCAACAATCGCAGCTTGGTTAATCTACTTACTTCTTCAGGAATTTTCCGTAGTAAGGATCTCCGTAGGCTGAGGATTTCAAGTTTATTCAGTTCACCAAGTCCAGATACATCATCTATCTTACTGCACTCTATGCAAAGAGTTTTGAGATTTGAGAGGCACGAGATAATCGATAGTGATTGCAAATGAGGAATTCTGCTTAAATCTAGAACTTGAAGTAACTTCATTCCTGAAAAGAAGCCAATGCGGATGTTCTTCAACAATCTATTGTTCTGCAGTAGTAAGACTATTAACTTTGGACAGTCTATTCTGTCTGGAAGTTGTTTGATCTCATTATTCATCAGTGACATCCTTCTTACATTTTCTAGGTTGCCCCCTTTTGGCCAGCTTTTCAATCCTGTATAAGCTTTGACCATAAAACCATGTTCTTTACCCGATGCGATGGCTATAGCAACATCTCGAACAACGTCATGCATTTTTACACAACCTTCTCTGTCACTGTCCATTAACAAACTGCAGCCTTTAAGATTATCGATGATCGCATGCATTTTGTCTCTAGCTTCGTCTAGAGTCTCAACGTCATTAAAACTCCCTTCCCCTACTCCGTATCtcaccaaattttcaaaatcaatatCTTGATCTTCAGGAAATACAGAACAGTACAGGAAACAAGACTTGGCTTCTTCACTTTGCAGATAATCAAAGCTCAATTTTATACACCAAAATACCTTCTCGCTCATTCCTCTTATGTCCATTGGCTTTGACATGCGGAGTTCAAGAACCGCGCGACGCCACGAACTTGGCGGCTTGTTTCTTAAGGTTCTTCCAAGTGTAACAAGTGCAATGGGCAAACCACAGCACTGCGTAGCAACTTCTTTTGCATCAGTACGCAGCTGAGCATAGTCAATGTGATTGCCGACAACTCTTTTCAACAATTTCCATGAATCTTCCTGAGAAAGGACTTTGACCTCAATGTTTCTCTGACTTTCCATCTCATTGCATACATCTAGGCTTCTTGTTGTAACAACTATTTTGCAACCATTATGGTCAGCGCCATATGGAATTCCAACATGTAGCAGCTCCACTCTTTCCCATACATCATCCAGGATTATAAGAACTCTTTTCTTCTGCTTCAACCAATATGCTAGTCGACGTGCTCTCACGGATATGCTTGCCTCCTGAAGTTGAAAACCAAACTCCTCAGTTATTTCTTCTTGGATCCTTTTGAAGTCCAAATTTTGAGAGACAGTAACCATGGCAACTTCATCAAAATTTCCAATAGTTTTCACTTTCTTCCCAACTTGTTTCACTAGTGTTGTTTTGCCAATACCACCCATGCCGTACACCCCAATAACATGTGTTTGGTC is part of the Mercurialis annua linkage group LG3, ddMerAnnu1.2, whole genome shotgun sequence genome and encodes:
- the LOC126674755 gene encoding disease resistance protein At4g27190-like encodes the protein MWSMEAILAIVVTPLVEIAKYAYVPLGNRLRHILYYKKNFKKLKDQVASLKATKDLVRQALEKAQQRGESINYRIQAWLEKVDEIKIDLQRLEENMSSSQGLCVSLNSRSMLSREAAEKMNVVRQLHSDGKFESISVNIPHLAPPPGIETTPTGDFQAFESTKSAMEQIIVALEDDQTHVIGVYGMGGIGKTTLVKQVGKKVKTIGNFDEVAMVTVSQNLDFKRIQEEITEEFGFQLQEASISVRARRLAYWLKQKKRVLIILDDVWERVELLHVGIPYGADHNGCKIVVTTRSLDVCNEMESQRNIEVKVLSQEDSWKLLKRVVGNHIDYAQLRTDAKEVATQCCGLPIALVTLGRTLRNKPPSSWRRAVLELRMSKPMDIRGMSEKVFWCIKLSFDYLQSEEAKSCFLYCSVFPEDQDIDFENLVRYGVGEGSFNDVETLDEARDKMHAIIDNLKGCSLLMDSDREGCVKMHDVVRDVAIAIASGKEHGFMVKAYTGLKSWPKGGNLENVRRMSLMNNEIKQLPDRIDCPKLIVLLLQNNRLLKNIRIGFFSGMKLLQVLDLSRIPHLQSLSIISCLSNLKTLCIECSKIDDVSGLGELNKLEILSLRRSLLRKIPEEVSRLTKLRLLDLTNARVKKISVNVISRLTQLEELRMIGSFSKWEAGELETGNQAANVAELASLDNLRSLYMNVDNGRCLVKEIANCCQNVQNFYIQVGEDAYYFETTARTTMRLSGKDQIQDLKHTAQWVKELLRRTEELSLIHWYFLESISQLVLDGLTRCLKSLHIKSCNMENICSYRYLEGLDNLELLYVSSCHYLKQVIVSLDSDFKSIVLPRLRNLVLRDLPTMKSIFKRHVASKCFHSLHSLTVQGCPGLKFLFLLDLAENLEHLVYLEISDCMRIERIISYSDDKYKLAPAKKISFPNLRFIKLSNLPRILSYCDPSI